The following proteins come from a genomic window of Proteiniphilum propionicum:
- the typA gene encoding translational GTPase TypA, whose amino-acid sequence MQNIRNIAIIAHVDHGKTTLVDKMLMAGNLFRDNQQTNALILDNNDLERERGITILSKNVSIRYNNTKINIIDTPGHADFGGEVERVLNMADGCLLVVDAFEGPMPQTRFVLQKALEIGLKPILVINKVDKPNCRPEEVQEKVFDLMFSLDGTEEQLDFPTLYGSAKHGWMSNDWKKPSDSITPLLDAIIKHIPAPKVLEGTPQMLITSLDYSNYLGRIAVGRVHRGSISFNKDYALCKRDGTVKKIRIKEVDLFEGLERIKVEEATSGDICALVGIEGFDIGDSITDLEKPDPLDPIAIDEPTMSMLFTINNSPFFGQDGKYVTSRHIYDRLMRELDKNLALRVEETENSDSWIVYGRGVLHLSVLIETMRREGYELQVGQPQVIIKEIGAEKHEPVEQLTVNLPEESASKVIDVITRRKGELLTMENKGNRMHMEFIIPSRGIIGLNNIVLTLSSGEAIMAHRFLEFQPWKGNIEKRQNGSIIAGESGNAYAYALDKLQDRGRFFIEPQTDVYAGQVVGENNKEGDLVVNVTKSKKLTNVRASGTDDKAQLAPPVIFSLEEALEYIKEDEYVEVTPKHMRIRKIMLDETDRKRVSKK is encoded by the coding sequence ATGCAGAATATCCGAAATATTGCTATTATAGCCCACGTAGATCACGGCAAAACCACCTTGGTTGACAAAATGCTTATGGCCGGGAATCTCTTCAGGGATAACCAACAGACCAATGCCCTTATACTCGACAACAACGACCTGGAGCGTGAGCGGGGTATCACTATTTTATCAAAAAATGTATCCATCAGATATAACAACACAAAGATAAATATTATTGATACGCCGGGACATGCCGACTTTGGCGGGGAGGTAGAGCGGGTGCTCAATATGGCTGACGGATGCCTCCTTGTTGTGGATGCTTTTGAAGGGCCCATGCCGCAGACGCGCTTTGTATTGCAGAAAGCACTTGAGATAGGATTAAAACCGATTCTGGTGATAAACAAAGTGGATAAACCTAACTGTCGTCCAGAAGAGGTTCAGGAGAAGGTGTTCGACCTGATGTTCAGTCTCGATGGTACCGAGGAACAGCTCGATTTCCCCACTCTTTACGGATCGGCAAAGCATGGATGGATGTCGAACGACTGGAAAAAGCCATCAGACAGTATCACTCCACTTCTTGATGCGATCATAAAGCATATCCCTGCCCCGAAAGTGCTGGAGGGGACGCCTCAGATGCTTATCACCTCTCTCGATTACTCAAACTACCTGGGACGTATTGCCGTGGGGCGTGTGCACCGCGGATCCATAAGCTTTAATAAAGATTATGCGCTTTGTAAACGTGACGGAACTGTAAAAAAGATCCGAATAAAAGAGGTGGACCTTTTTGAGGGATTGGAACGTATTAAGGTTGAAGAAGCTACCTCAGGCGATATTTGCGCGCTTGTAGGTATTGAAGGGTTCGATATTGGCGACAGTATAACCGACCTGGAAAAACCCGACCCGCTTGATCCTATAGCTATCGATGAGCCTACAATGTCGATGTTATTCACTATAAACAATTCTCCCTTCTTCGGACAGGATGGAAAGTATGTAACTTCGCGCCATATATACGACCGGCTGATGCGCGAGCTCGACAAAAATCTGGCTCTTCGTGTTGAGGAGACCGAAAACTCTGATTCATGGATTGTTTACGGACGCGGTGTACTCCATCTCTCTGTCCTTATAGAGACCATGCGCCGCGAAGGTTATGAACTGCAGGTAGGGCAGCCACAGGTGATAATCAAGGAGATAGGAGCCGAGAAACATGAGCCTGTTGAACAACTGACAGTTAACCTCCCTGAGGAGTCGGCCAGCAAGGTCATAGACGTAATTACCCGCCGCAAGGGCGAACTACTTACCATGGAAAATAAAGGAAATCGCATGCACATGGAGTTCATTATTCCGTCGCGAGGCATTATAGGCCTGAATAATATTGTTCTCACACTCTCTTCTGGTGAAGCTATCATGGCGCACCGCTTTCTGGAATTTCAGCCCTGGAAGGGAAATATCGAGAAGAGACAAAACGGCTCCATCATTGCCGGGGAATCGGGAAATGCGTATGCTTACGCTTTGGACAAGTTGCAGGACAGAGGAAGATTCTTTATTGAACCTCAGACTGATGTATATGCAGGACAGGTTGTAGGGGAGAACAATAAAGAGGGCGACCTGGTAGTCAACGTAACCAAATCAAAAAAGCTGACAAACGTTCGTGCGTCGGGAACCGACGACAAGGCACAACTGGCTCCTCCCGTTATTTTCAGCTTAGAGGAAGCACTTGAATATATCAAGGAAGATGAATATGTGGAGGTAACACCCAAGCATATGCGTATCCGCAAAATCATGCTGGACGAAACCGACCGAAAGCGGGTATCAAAAAAATGA
- the folE gene encoding GTP cyclohydrolase I FolE produces the protein MSSEEIEKNRSVIADHMRGILSLLGENDGREGLVKTPERVAKAMQYLTRGYWQDPEEILRSALFRENYRQMVIVKDIDLFSLCEHHMLPFFGKAHVAYIPDGYITGLSKIARVVEVYSRRLQVQERLTTQIKECIQKTLNPMGVMVVIEAQHMCMQMRGVEKQHSVTTTSDFTGVFREQRTREEFIALIK, from the coding sequence ATGTCTTCCGAAGAAATAGAAAAAAACAGATCCGTGATAGCGGATCATATGAGAGGTATTCTTTCTCTTCTAGGAGAGAATGATGGCCGCGAGGGGCTTGTTAAAACACCCGAAAGGGTTGCAAAAGCCATGCAGTATCTTACCAGAGGATATTGGCAGGACCCGGAGGAGATACTGCGTTCCGCCCTGTTCAGGGAAAACTATCGGCAGATGGTGATAGTAAAGGACATTGACCTGTTTTCATTGTGTGAACATCATATGCTCCCATTTTTTGGAAAGGCACACGTTGCTTATATACCCGATGGCTACATTACCGGACTGAGCAAAATAGCCCGTGTTGTTGAGGTGTATTCCCGTCGTTTACAGGTACAGGAGCGACTCACCACTCAAATAAAAGAGTGCATTCAGAAAACACTGAACCCTATGGGGGTGATGGTAGTTATTGAAGCCCAGCATATGTGCATGCAGATGAGGGGTGTGGAAAAACAGCATTCTGTAACCACTACATCCGATTTCACCGGCGTGTTTCGTGAACAGAGAACGCGAGAGGAGTTTATCGCGTTGATAAAATAG
- a CDS encoding SPOR domain-containing protein, producing MNYFPHVITIFMLLSLSAEAGAQHSSQKKEILNELNSIVPGKGRVTIYEDESIKHILGRHMAPPRTVYSSADGSIQYYKMRGYKIQAFSGNNQRTSKNEALHKQGLINSAFPGQETVVLFESPFWRLRIGNFEDRAQAEEMMKELRRAFPSFGKEMYIVVDEVKIPINKTFESDDRQ from the coding sequence ATGAACTATTTTCCTCATGTAATAACTATTTTTATGTTGTTATCTCTCTCTGCAGAAGCTGGGGCACAGCATTCTTCGCAAAAGAAAGAAATACTGAATGAGTTGAATTCAATTGTCCCGGGTAAAGGACGTGTTACCATTTACGAGGATGAGAGCATCAAACACATATTGGGACGCCATATGGCACCTCCCAGGACTGTCTATTCAAGTGCTGATGGCTCAATTCAATATTATAAGATGCGTGGTTACAAGATTCAGGCCTTTTCCGGAAACAATCAGCGTACATCCAAAAACGAGGCACTCCATAAGCAAGGGCTAATTAATAGTGCTTTTCCCGGTCAGGAGACAGTAGTACTGTTTGAATCTCCGTTTTGGCGTTTACGTATCGGTAATTTTGAAGACAGGGCTCAGGCCGAAGAGATGATGAAAGAGTTGAGAAGAGCGTTTCCCTCTTTTGGTAAAGAGATGTATATTGTAGTGGATGAGGTGAAAATTCCTATTAATAAGACGTTCGAAAGTGATGATCGTCAGTAA
- the tpiA gene encoding triose-phosphate isomerase codes for MRKNIVAGNWKMNKNLQEGLELAKELNEALKGKTVNCDVVIGTPFIHLASVVASVDTTKIGVAAQNCADKASGAYTGEVSAEMVASTGAKYVILGHSERRAYYHETPEILKEKVLLALANGLTPIFCVGEVLQERESGRHFDVVKSQVESSLFDLSPEDFTKIILAYEPVWAIGTGKTATAGQAQEMHAFIRKTLSEKYGEKIADNTSILYGGSANAGNAKELFSNPDVDGGLIGGASLGVNKFLPIIEAF; via the coding sequence ATGAGAAAAAACATTGTGGCAGGTAACTGGAAAATGAATAAAAACCTGCAGGAAGGCCTTGAACTGGCAAAGGAATTGAATGAAGCACTAAAAGGTAAAACAGTGAATTGCGATGTGGTAATAGGAACACCGTTTATCCACCTTGCTAGTGTAGTAGCCAGTGTAGATACTACTAAAATAGGTGTAGCCGCACAGAATTGTGCCGATAAAGCTTCCGGAGCTTATACCGGTGAGGTGTCTGCAGAGATGGTAGCATCAACAGGTGCAAAATATGTGATTTTGGGGCATAGCGAACGTCGTGCATACTACCACGAAACGCCGGAGATACTGAAGGAAAAAGTGTTGTTGGCGCTAGCTAATGGCCTTACCCCAATTTTCTGTGTTGGGGAGGTACTGCAAGAGAGGGAATCGGGGAGACATTTCGACGTAGTTAAGTCGCAGGTTGAATCATCGCTTTTTGATCTTTCGCCGGAAGATTTTACTAAGATTATACTGGCATATGAACCGGTGTGGGCAATAGGCACTGGTAAAACAGCTACTGCCGGGCAGGCTCAGGAAATGCACGCTTTCATACGTAAAACCCTGTCAGAAAAATATGGAGAAAAAATTGCCGATAATACCTCCATCCTTTACGGAGGAAGTGCCAATGCCGGCAATGCTAAGGAACTTTTCTCAAATCCCGACGTTGATGGCGGACTTATTGGCGGCGCATCACTTGGTGTGAATAAATTCCTGCCTATTATTGAGGCTTTTTAA
- a CDS encoding BT_3928 family protein, which translates to MKATSKTVNIFVELSRIIVGATFVLSGFVKAVDPMGFTYKIQDYLIELNLTEVFSLALPVALLIIVSEFLLGVLLLLGVYSKWTTRFTGLFMLFFTPLTLWIAVTNPVEDCGCFGDAFIISNWNTFYKNIVLLAGTVLLIAKWKLINTLFSLKTAPLAVLFTALFVLFFALYNIYKLPVFDFRPYRIGANIPEQMHVDPEKADIYETIFLYSKNGVQQEFTEENYPWNDSTWTYVDMKTHLVKEGEKPKIEDFSVDALYYDESSGSWNIGSDITDIILSEPSYLFLMVASSLEEMNMKHLNRFKKVSTYAIDNGWPFYLITSSGTDVVENWEKSNRSGFQFCHSDEKVLETMIRSNPGLILLKGGTVINKWDDSSVPLIGDMASVAEQTDIIAELNNTGTTGTVKLFIIALLFLIPLLLIKLGDRKMLVRKKVE; encoded by the coding sequence ATGAAGGCAACCAGTAAAACAGTGAATATCTTTGTGGAATTGTCCCGCATTATTGTGGGGGCAACGTTTGTTTTATCGGGTTTTGTGAAAGCTGTCGATCCTATGGGATTTACCTACAAGATACAGGATTACCTTATAGAGTTAAATTTAACTGAAGTTTTTTCACTTGCTTTACCTGTCGCGCTCTTAATTATTGTGTCAGAATTCTTGTTGGGTGTTCTCCTTCTGCTTGGGGTTTACAGTAAGTGGACAACCCGCTTTACAGGTCTGTTCATGTTGTTCTTCACTCCGCTCACTTTGTGGATAGCCGTAACCAACCCTGTTGAAGATTGCGGGTGTTTCGGTGATGCATTTATTATTAGTAATTGGAATACTTTTTACAAGAATATTGTTCTTCTTGCTGGTACTGTCTTGCTTATTGCAAAGTGGAAGCTTATAAATACTCTGTTTTCATTGAAAACAGCTCCCCTTGCAGTTCTGTTCACAGCTCTTTTTGTATTGTTTTTTGCTCTCTATAATATTTATAAGCTTCCGGTATTTGATTTTAGGCCTTACCGAATAGGAGCCAATATACCTGAACAGATGCATGTTGATCCTGAGAAAGCCGATATTTATGAAACTATATTTCTCTATAGTAAGAACGGTGTACAACAAGAATTTACTGAAGAGAACTATCCGTGGAACGACTCCACCTGGACATACGTGGATATGAAGACTCACCTTGTGAAAGAGGGTGAAAAACCTAAAATAGAGGATTTTTCAGTGGACGCTTTATATTACGACGAATCATCCGGTTCATGGAATATCGGCAGCGATATCACTGATATTATTCTTTCCGAGCCTTCATATCTTTTCCTTATGGTCGCCTCTTCTCTCGAAGAGATGAATATGAAGCATTTAAACCGGTTTAAAAAGGTTAGCACCTATGCAATTGATAACGGTTGGCCTTTTTATCTGATTACCTCATCTGGCACCGATGTTGTGGAAAATTGGGAGAAGTCGAACAGAAGCGGTTTTCAGTTTTGTCATTCCGATGAAAAGGTACTGGAGACGATGATTCGCTCCAATCCCGGACTAATATTGTTGAAAGGGGGCACGGTTATCAATAAATGGGACGACAGCAGCGTGCCGTTAATTGGCGATATGGCCTCAGTCGCTGAGCAGACTGACATTATAGCTGAGTTGAATAATACGGGAACAACGGGAACAGTGAAGTTGTTCATTATAGCACTTCTTTTTTTGATACCTCTTTTACTGATAAAATTGGGCGATCGAAAAATGTTAGTCCGGAAAAAAGTGGAATAA
- a CDS encoding DUF1599 domain-containing protein produces MDVTSRQFDEVIAICREIFAKKLQDYGASWRILRPESVTDQIFIKANRIRTLEVKKMNKVNEGVFPEYIGIVNYGIIGLIQLQMGYSDDVDITPERALELYDGYVAETKNLMSAKNHDYDEAWRSMRVSSYTDLILTKIYRIKKIESHYGETLISEGIDANYKDMVNYAVFGLIKLHFDGKKE; encoded by the coding sequence ATGGATGTAACCAGTAGACAATTTGACGAAGTAATAGCTATATGTCGAGAGATATTTGCCAAAAAATTACAGGATTATGGGGCATCATGGCGTATACTCCGCCCGGAGTCTGTTACCGATCAGATTTTTATCAAAGCAAACCGCATCCGTACACTCGAAGTTAAAAAAATGAACAAGGTGAATGAAGGTGTCTTTCCTGAATATATTGGCATTGTAAATTATGGTATTATCGGACTTATCCAGCTTCAAATGGGATATTCGGATGACGTTGATATTACACCAGAAAGGGCTCTAGAACTTTACGATGGCTACGTTGCAGAAACGAAAAACCTTATGAGTGCTAAAAATCATGATTACGATGAGGCTTGGAGAAGCATGCGCGTAAGTTCCTATACCGATCTTATCCTCACGAAGATTTATCGCATAAAAAAGATAGAGAGCCATTACGGGGAAACACTTATCTCCGAAGGGATAGATGCTAACTATAAAGATATGGTTAATTATGCTGTTTTTGGCTTGATTAAACTTCATTTTGACGGTAAAAAAGAGTGA
- a CDS encoding peptidoglycan DD-metalloendopeptidase family protein, giving the protein METEHFFIKAKSILSAALVFVTLNAFSQSASESSGKSRPEVSYRQLHSSSLSDQPGLFADGLKLKMDLSILEEVEESREEFNPDEIPADDIYEGMWINRHVNIYGSLKNAPDTFIVDLENFTMPVDGHMTSNFGRRGSRRYHYGIDLKAHTGDTIYAAFDGKVRVKQYERGGYGYYVVIRHVNGLETVYGHLSKFLVDENDFVLSGQPIGLAGNTGRSFGSHLHFETRFLGKPINPNFIIDFQNKVTHRDEYLVTNSSYRKTSNSSRVLVSNNSPAGKAVADAPNKYVSGDVKYHRIKKGDTLGAIARKYGVSVNKLCTLNNMNTRTTLRIGRSIRIS; this is encoded by the coding sequence ATGGAGACAGAGCATTTTTTTATTAAAGCAAAGAGCATATTATCGGCAGCACTGGTGTTCGTAACGCTGAATGCTTTCTCTCAATCTGCTTCGGAATCTTCCGGCAAATCCAGGCCGGAAGTGTCTTATAGACAGTTACACAGTTCCAGCCTAAGTGATCAGCCGGGATTATTTGCCGACGGATTAAAACTTAAGATGGATCTGTCTATTTTGGAGGAAGTTGAAGAGAGCAGAGAAGAGTTCAATCCCGACGAAATTCCTGCAGATGATATTTATGAAGGCATGTGGATCAACAGACACGTGAATATCTACGGAAGTCTGAAAAATGCCCCCGACACATTCATAGTGGATCTGGAAAATTTTACAATGCCGGTTGATGGTCATATGACCTCGAATTTTGGCAGAAGAGGAAGTCGTCGCTATCACTATGGAATAGACCTGAAAGCCCATACCGGTGACACAATTTATGCTGCTTTCGATGGTAAGGTAAGGGTAAAGCAATATGAAAGAGGAGGATATGGCTATTATGTTGTAATCAGACATGTGAATGGCTTGGAGACTGTTTATGGCCACCTATCTAAATTTCTTGTCGATGAAAATGATTTTGTCCTATCTGGTCAGCCTATCGGCCTGGCAGGCAATACAGGGCGATCATTCGGATCTCACCTTCACTTCGAAACACGTTTTCTTGGCAAGCCAATCAACCCCAATTTCATTATAGATTTTCAGAACAAGGTAACACACCGCGATGAATATCTGGTGACTAATTCCAGTTACCGGAAAACATCAAACAGCAGCAGGGTTCTTGTGTCAAATAACTCTCCGGCTGGTAAAGCCGTAGCCGATGCACCTAACAAATATGTATCTGGAGATGTTAAATACCACCGTATTAAAAAAGGAGATACTCTTGGTGCCATTGCCAGAAAATATGGTGTATCTGTCAATAAGCTCTGCACGTTGAATAATATGAATACCAGGACAACATTACGTATAGGAAGGTCAATCCGCATTTCCTGA
- the ndk gene encoding nucleoside-diphosphate kinase, protein MEITLVILKPSAVQRGIIGEVISRFEKKGIQIVAMKMVRMTDEKLREHYSHLVDKPFFCRIKNSMQASPVVVMALKGVDAVNVVRKLTGVTNGREAQPGTIRGDFCNSIQENIVHASDSPETADAELKRFFSDDEIFSYNQFLDPYIYANDES, encoded by the coding sequence ATGGAGATTACACTAGTAATTCTAAAACCATCAGCAGTTCAACGCGGGATCATCGGAGAGGTTATTTCACGCTTCGAAAAGAAAGGAATTCAGATTGTCGCAATGAAGATGGTACGGATGACCGATGAGAAATTGCGGGAACATTATTCACACTTAGTAGACAAGCCGTTTTTTTGCCGCATTAAAAATTCTATGCAGGCAAGCCCTGTTGTAGTGATGGCTCTAAAGGGTGTTGATGCAGTAAATGTAGTACGGAAACTGACCGGTGTGACAAATGGGAGAGAGGCGCAACCCGGCACAATAAGAGGTGATTTCTGTAATAGTATACAGGAAAATATTGTGCATGCATCCGATTCACCGGAAACTGCAGATGCTGAACTGAAACGCTTTTTCTCGGACGATGAGATTTTTAGTTACAACCAGTTTCTTGATCCGTATATTTACGCGAACGATGAATCATAA
- a CDS encoding glycosyltransferase family 117 protein — MNKYKFINNVAGWLVFTVAAIVYLLTIEPTASFWDCGEFITSAYKLEVGHPPGAPIFMLTANLFTQLAQDPSQVAKMVNSMSALLSAFTILFLFWTITHLTRKLIISKDERELTLGQTIVVMGSGLAGALVYTFSDTFWFSAVEGEVYAFSSMLTALVFWLILKWEDNADRPNSDKWLVLIAYIMGLSIGVHLLNLLCIPAIVLVYYFKKNDNPGWKGTLISLLISFGLIAILMWGIIPGFTKVGGWFELFFVNTLGMSYNSGVLVYLVLLVASISWAIYETLSKKGKEKRARTAFFISLGLSGILFIGGKIFLWIVLIAIGAFFSFKYKKINTRFIHLSMSSLMVILIGFSAYALIPIRSSANPPLDLNSPEDVFALGSYLNREQYGQTPLVHGTTYASQIARNANGTAIIEGERKSYNKIVKTTPDQKDEYVKVTTPVYKYTNTMLFPRMHSNSNNPSFRNHSIGYERWGGVTEMNQKPTVLQNLKFLISYQINYMYWRYFMWNFSGRQNDIQGDGGITAGNWITGISFIDKNILGLGPQDNIAPDIANNKGHNKYYMLPLLLGIIGILYQLRLKEKGLQSFSIVFMLFFMTGLAIILYLNQTPFEPRERDYAYAGSFYAFAIWVGMGVAGISLFLRKYLKNTTAAASIATVAALFVPIQMASQNWDDHDRSGRTLARDTGMNYLSCVGENAILFTNGDNDTYPLWYVQETEGFRTDVRVTNLSFLQTEWYIDQLVRPAYESKPLPIKWTRPLYSGEAGSAAFIISRQEIENVLRQNKIPPVSFGTYYDVNAFKDTLSLKQTMESLRTGNFKPVNPFNTGNTQIIPGNVLALDVDTTLVDWKSIAAKPAARMYINLGDKSALYRQELMILEMLGNINDDNWQRPIHFATTITPSLYMNLQDSNFSLNGLTYQVVPGTPLYKGVNIEKAYDNMVNKFRWGGLEENQDIYLDETSRRMLSTFRLYFTQLVGALIDAGENDKALSALDKVTTMIPSSAVHYGTDGLLFARAYYSLGEKDKAAAIITEIGDRINGNLDWFSRLKPLQISNTMSDVIYNNINPIILIASIYQQYDKVKYQMMVDDMLQRAQTFYTLGVPYIGDTILKEITDGSVRGFYSTPAEDTLTRSTEEEIMQKALGMMQQFSPRLLEQYQSKNQQ; from the coding sequence ATGAACAAATATAAGTTTATAAACAATGTCGCAGGTTGGTTGGTATTTACCGTTGCTGCTATTGTTTACCTTCTAACCATTGAACCTACAGCAAGTTTTTGGGACTGTGGCGAATTCATTACATCGGCATACAAGCTTGAAGTGGGACACCCCCCTGGAGCACCTATTTTTATGCTAACAGCTAATCTGTTTACTCAGCTGGCACAAGATCCTTCACAAGTAGCAAAGATGGTAAACAGCATGTCGGCGCTTTTGAGTGCATTTACAATTCTTTTCCTTTTCTGGACTATAACACATCTCACTCGCAAGCTGATAATTTCAAAGGATGAAAGAGAGCTAACCTTAGGGCAAACTATAGTTGTAATGGGAAGTGGACTGGCCGGCGCACTGGTATATACTTTTTCCGACACATTCTGGTTCTCCGCCGTGGAAGGTGAAGTTTATGCATTCTCATCTATGCTTACTGCATTAGTATTCTGGCTGATACTCAAATGGGAGGACAATGCCGACAGGCCCAATTCAGATAAGTGGCTTGTACTGATAGCATACATCATGGGATTATCCATTGGTGTTCACCTGCTTAATTTGTTGTGTATCCCGGCCATCGTACTAGTCTATTATTTCAAGAAAAATGACAACCCCGGTTGGAAAGGAACACTTATATCTCTTCTGATCTCATTCGGGCTTATAGCTATACTTATGTGGGGAATCATCCCCGGTTTCACAAAAGTGGGAGGATGGTTTGAACTCTTCTTTGTGAATACGCTTGGAATGTCGTACAACTCGGGAGTATTAGTTTACCTTGTCCTGTTAGTTGCAAGCATTTCATGGGCAATATACGAAACACTCTCAAAAAAAGGTAAAGAGAAACGTGCACGTACAGCTTTCTTCATAAGCCTGGGCCTTTCCGGCATTCTCTTCATTGGAGGTAAAATTTTTTTATGGATAGTGTTGATTGCTATAGGGGCATTTTTTTCATTTAAATACAAAAAAATAAATACCAGGTTCATCCATCTGTCAATGTCTTCTCTGATGGTCATCCTAATTGGATTTTCAGCATACGCGCTAATTCCTATCCGATCGAGCGCTAATCCCCCCCTCGACCTGAACTCGCCTGAAGATGTTTTCGCTCTGGGCAGTTACCTGAACCGCGAGCAATACGGGCAGACCCCGCTTGTGCATGGCACAACCTATGCTTCACAGATAGCAAGGAATGCCAACGGTACAGCAATTATTGAAGGCGAACGCAAATCATACAATAAAATTGTAAAAACAACACCCGATCAGAAAGACGAATATGTAAAGGTTACAACACCTGTTTACAAGTATACTAACACAATGCTGTTCCCCAGGATGCATTCAAATTCCAACAATCCCTCTTTTAGAAATCATAGTATTGGTTACGAACGGTGGGGCGGTGTGACCGAAATGAATCAAAAGCCTACAGTATTACAGAATCTGAAGTTTCTTATCAGTTACCAGATCAACTATATGTACTGGCGCTATTTCATGTGGAACTTTTCAGGGAGACAGAACGATATCCAGGGTGATGGAGGAATTACTGCCGGAAATTGGATCACGGGTATATCATTCATAGATAAAAATATACTGGGACTTGGGCCGCAAGACAACATTGCACCCGATATAGCCAACAATAAGGGACACAATAAATATTATATGCTTCCACTACTGCTCGGAATCATTGGTATATTGTATCAATTGAGGTTAAAAGAAAAAGGGCTGCAGAGTTTCTCCATCGTATTCATGCTTTTTTTCATGACAGGCCTTGCCATTATCCTATACCTCAATCAAACACCGTTTGAACCGAGGGAACGCGATTACGCTTATGCCGGCTCTTTTTATGCCTTCGCTATATGGGTGGGAATGGGAGTAGCCGGTATCAGCCTCTTCCTGAGAAAATATTTGAAAAACACCACTGCAGCCGCTTCAATTGCAACTGTGGCAGCCCTTTTTGTTCCTATCCAGATGGCTTCACAGAACTGGGACGATCACGACCGTTCCGGAAGGACACTGGCACGTGACACCGGCATGAACTATCTGAGCTGCGTGGGTGAGAACGCTATTCTCTTTACCAATGGCGACAACGACACCTATCCGCTTTGGTATGTGCAGGAGACTGAAGGATTCCGTACCGATGTGCGGGTTACCAACCTAAGCTTCCTTCAGACAGAATGGTATATCGATCAGCTGGTGCGTCCTGCATATGAATCGAAGCCTCTGCCTATAAAATGGACACGTCCGCTATATTCAGGCGAAGCCGGTAGTGCTGCCTTTATCATCTCTAGACAGGAGATAGAGAACGTGTTACGGCAAAACAAAATACCACCTGTATCTTTTGGCACCTACTATGATGTAAACGCATTCAAAGATACGCTTTCGCTCAAGCAGACAATGGAAAGCCTGAGAACCGGTAATTTTAAACCGGTAAATCCGTTCAACACCGGGAATACTCAGATCATCCCCGGGAATGTACTTGCATTAGATGTAGATACAACCTTAGTAGACTGGAAATCGATAGCAGCAAAACCTGCAGCCAGGATGTATATCAATCTGGGCGATAAATCGGCTCTCTATCGACAGGAACTGATGATCCTGGAGATGCTCGGCAACATAAACGACGACAACTGGCAGCGCCCCATCCATTTCGCTACAACAATCACTCCTTCTCTGTATATGAACCTTCAGGATAGCAACTTCTCTCTTAATGGCCTTACCTACCAGGTGGTTCCAGGGACACCACTGTATAAAGGGGTAAACATAGAAAAGGCCTACGATAATATGGTGAATAAATTCAGATGGGGGGGGCTGGAAGAGAATCAGGACATATATCTAGATGAAACCAGCAGAAGGATGCTTTCTACCTTCCGTCTATACTTCACGCAATTAGTCGGCGCATTGATAGATGCCGGCGAAAATGATAAAGCCCTTTCCGCACTGGACAAGGTTACCACGATGATCCCCTCCTCTGCCGTGCACTACGGCACAGACGGGTTGTTGTTCGCCAGAGCATACTACAGTTTGGGTGAAAAGGATAAGGCTGCGGCCATCATCACTGAAATTGGCGATAGGATTAATGGGAACCTGGACTGGTTTTCACGACTGAAACCCCTTCAGATATCAAATACTATGTCCGACGTGATATACAATAATATCAACCCGATAATTCTCATAGCAAGTATATATCAACAATATGATAAAGTGAAATACCAGATGATGGTTGATGATATGCTTCAACGGGCTCAGACCTTTTACACGCTTGGAGTTCCATACATTGGAGATACTATTTTGAAAGAGATAACCGATGGTTCGGTACGCGGTTTTTATTCTACTCCCGCAGAGGATACTCTAACAAGGAGCACCGAAGAGGAGATAATGCAAAAAGCTTTAGGTATGATGCAGCAATTCAGCCCCAGACTATTGGAGCAATACCAATCAAAAAATCAGCAATAG